A window of Adhaeribacter arboris genomic DNA:
AAGGGTTTTAACCAGTTCATGGTAAAATCGTCCCATTTGCGCCAGCCCGGCGAAAATTTGTTCCAGGTTGCTTTTTGTTGATCGCGGATTTGTTCTAATTCTAATTGCATGGTTTTTTAATTGATTAATGGTTAAATGGTTTTATTTTTAATTGTTTGGTTTTCGACAAGATGGATGCTGCATTTAAAAGGAATAAAATACTGTTTTAGAAGTCCTTAGATTCATTAACTTTATTGTTTTAAATCAACCGTAAATCAGTAAAGGTATTTAGTTTGTTTCCCCGACCTATTTATGTAAATGCTTATAGGGGAGTACTTTGCTGCGTTTCCGGAATAGTACTTTTTGGCCGGTTTACAGGTTAGTAGCCTGCTTTTAAAAAGGTTAACAGCCATAACAAAAAAATTTTACGTAAAAATCAGTCCTGGTGCTTAAGACAAGAGTTCTAAAGGATTTTTGCGCGGGTGGCATATTTTTTTAAGCGTAGATGTTAACCTTTTGCCCTACCGCTTACTAATAATTAAATACAGGTTAATCTTATTAAACATTATTATAATTCTAAATAAGATTTGAAGATAACACACCAATCCGACGAAGTATTAATCCAAGGGCTTCAAATAGGAAGCCGGCAGGCGCTCGAGTTTATCTATAGCACTTACTGGCCCATGATTGCCAATTTTGTGCGGTTGAACAATGGTAGTCCAGAAGAGGCGGAAGATTTATACCAGGAAGGAGTTATTATCCTGTATGAGCAGGTAAAAAAAGGTAATTTTTCTATGAATTCCTCCCTTAAAACGTATTTATACGCCATTTGCCGCAATAAATGGTTGAGCAAGCTGAAAAAGCAAGTACCTATTACCGACGTGGAGGAACAGTTACAACAAATTCCGATGGAAGAACCGGCAATGGACACTCCTTACGTGGAGGAGGCTGCTTTAAAACAAGCCATTGAGAGTTTAGGGGAACCTTGCCGCTCCGTGATTGTAGGATTTTATTACCATA
This region includes:
- a CDS encoding RNA polymerase sigma factor; this translates as MKITHQSDEVLIQGLQIGSRQALEFIYSTYWPMIANFVRLNNGSPEEAEDLYQEGVIILYEQVKKGNFSMNSSLKTYLYAICRNKWLSKLKKQVPITDVEEQLQQIPMEEPAMDTPYVEEAALKQAIESLGEPCRSVIVGFYYHKLSLEQLAADLNYSNANVAKQQKFRCVERLKKKFLHLSL